GGTCGCATGAATCAAACAGCCCCCAGCAAAGAACTACCTAAACACACGCAGAAGACCCTGAACTTATCCAGTTCAGGGCCATTCAAATTACCTGTCATCAATTCGTATGCAGTATCCCTTTATTCCCCAACACGCCTTCGACAGCGGCCCTGAAGTCTTCAACCGCTTTCTTTCTCCATTTCGCTTCTGATGGGTAGAACATTTCTTTATATCGCTCATGGACGATTTGTTCAGAGATGTTTCTGCTAGAGCCATTCCAGTACACTTGATTTTCATCAATTGTATTGTGGAGGGACTGGATTCCCGCGAGAGTGCCGTCCCCGAGTGTCCCGAATTCAAAAGTCGTCGAGTAGGCTTGTTTTTCCGGGGCAACCTTTTTAGCAAGCTGATGGAAGTATTCTGTATTATCTCCTTTGGTGACATAGAAGCCTTCCGACTCTGGTGTGAAGACGAGCGGATATTGAAACGCTTTTTCAGCTTCTTTTTCCGTCATCGTTTCATTGCTTGAACTGAAGATGCTCATTTGATATTTCGGACCATAACCGGTATGGAGGTCGATATGGACAATGTTTTCATAGTCGCTCTTGAGCCAGTCTTCGTATAAGCCTTTTAAGATGATGGTACTCGGTTCATCCTGGGCGCCTCCATAGTAAACCCCTTCAGGATGAGAGTATTGACCGGTTAATAACGCCTGTTCAATTTTGTCCGTTCCTGAGCTTAAAGCGGTATAGCCCACACTTGAGTAGAATCCGATCTCTTCAAGTGTCATGTTCCCGTATTTTTCATCCCTTTGAAAGAAGTCTGCCAGGTCAATATAGTCTTTGTTGGAAGCAAGGTTGAATTCGTCCCAGTCTTCAATGAAGTTACGGTTCAGGTCGACATTTTCTTCGTTATATCTCCTTTCGTTTTTCATTCCCCATGGGTTTACAGAGTGGACGAAAATGACTCCTGTTGTATCAGGATCAATGCTTTGAACATATTCGTTTTTAAAAACGTCCAGCATGGCGGAACCAACATAGCCCTCTATCCCGTGAACGCCGGTTGTGAAGATAAGTAAATTCTCTTTTTCTTGATTGGCTTCACTAGTCAGGACGTCGATGGCGAGCCCTGTGTCCCCAACTGGGTATTCGTTCGAACGGGTATCTTTCCAAATTTTCCTGAGCTCTTCTTCATATGTGGAAAAACGGTTCTTTGATTCTTCGTAACTTCCAATATAATAGCCCGTTTCATCCTCTTTGTCCGGCTTTGCGAGTTGTAAGAGAGAATAAGGGATCACCCATTCAATCAATACGCCTATGATTCCCGCAATCATTAAAAAACGAAGCGGTTTTTTCACAATTCATTCCCCCTCTAAAATTCTGGTCTCTAGTATTATCGTAATACATCGAAAGTTATAAAGTTTATGTCGATAATTGTCTTGCGATGTATTAGAATAATATATACCAAAATTATCTATTATTGGAGGTCTTTTGTAGTGGAATCTTCTTTGCAGTTGCAAAATGAACAGAATGTGAACCGAATTTTGTACAAGTTATTCACAATTGCAGCCTTGTTAATGCTCGCCAACAATATTTTGCAAATTGCATTATATGGTGTTCCGGATTTAACCGTCATCTTTTTCTTATATAACAGTTTATTCTTATTCTTTCTGTTACCTGTCCTATACTACAAATGGTCAGAAGCGAAAGATAAATTTAAATCAATGTCGACGTTCTCACTGCTTATCTTTGCGTTTATTCTTCATACTGATTCTTGGGTGAACGTTCCCTTTGTCTGGCTGATTCCCCTCGGGATCGGGGCTCTATATGCAGATTACAAACTGATCAAGCTGACATTCTTCTGGACGATTCCATTATTGGTGCTTGCCCAGTTCATGCACTTATGGTTTGCCGAGCCGATGGTCATCGAATCGAGCCTGTATCGTTCAATCATGACTTCTGTATACTATGGACTGCAATTCACGTTCATCGGGGTCATCTTTATGAACAGCACGAAGCGTTCGAATGATATGCTGAAGCAAAGTGAAATGCTGACAAAGGAAGTGAAGGCGATCCTTTCGAGTGTGGAAAATGCATCGAGCCAACTGCGGGATAATGTGTCAGATCTGAACCTCAATATCTCCGGCTCAACATCTGCCGTCCAACAAGTGGATGCATCCGTTCAGCAGATCAATCATGATAGTCATCTGTTTAGGGAAACCATCCATGAAACGGATCACAATGTCCAAAATATGATTCAAAAGCTGGATGAAACAGCTCAAGAGGCAAGTATCGTCGAAACTTATACGTCAAAGGTGATCAGTGTAGCTGACACGAGCAAGAAAGCCTTATCCCAGTCAATCAAACAAATCGAACGGGTAAAGGACTCTTCATCCAAAAGCAAAGAAACCGTCCAGACCCTGGATCAAAAAATCAATGAAATCAGCATGGTCTTAGCTTCCATCTATCAAATCGCCGAACAAACGAACCTGCTTGCACTCAACGCTGCAATTGAAGCGGCAAGGGCAGGGGAGCAAGGAAAAGGCTTTGCCGTTGTAGCAGGCGAAGTCCGGAAGCTCGCCGAAGAATCGAGCCGTTCTTCTTCCCTTATACAGGACCTATTAAAAGACGTGATGGATTCTAAAAACGAAGTGTTACGCACATTAGAGAATACCGATCACGTCATTGACGACAACGTATCGGCCATCGAGGAAACGACCGGTCATTTTGACGAACTGACCAGCTTGCAAGATGGAATGAAAACGAAACTGTTCGGCATTATTTCTTCCATCGAGTCTTTATCCACAGACAGCAAGAGATTGACAGAATCAATGTCCACACTGAAATACAAACATATGACCAACGATCAAAACATTTCTGAAATCGCCTCAGCCATCGAGCAGGTATCAGCGACATTCCAGGAAATCGGAGCCACAGTGGAAAACGTCCACCAGAGGGCAGAGCACTTAAATGAGCTGAAAGTGACAAGTGAAAAATCTTTTTGATGAGAAAAACAGCGGATCGATGTGGATTCGCTGTTTTTTCGTGGATTTTCACACGAGGATTGGGCTGGGAATAGCGCATGGGGATCGACTGTTTAAAGAGAGTAATGGAGGTGGAAGTTCATTTATCGGCGAAACGCAGCATATAACGGCGAAATCCTGATTTTATCCAGCGAAATCACAGATTTAACGGCGAAACGCAAATTTCATAAACCCCGTCTCGCGAACAAAAGAAAGGGCCTCTTATCTAAGCAACTCGCCCCTTCCGCAATCCTACAATTAAAGTTTTCTGAATATAATGTTGTAATCGTTTTCAACTTGTTGTATCATTCTTTTTAAGGAAATCCGAAACGTTTTGGGAGATGTGCAAGTTGACAACGATTAAAGATATTGCAAGAGTTGCCGGTGTATCCGTTACGACGGTGTCAAGGGCATTGAATGGTTATTCTGATGTAAATGAAGACACAAGGAAGAAGATCAGCCAGGTGGCAAAAGACTTGAATTATAGTCCGAATTCGATTGCCCGGAGCCTGGTGATGAAGAGGTCCAAAACGATTGGTCTGCTGGTTTCCGGATTCACGAAGGAAAGTGTGAAGGATAATTTCATCGTAGAGGTGATGGCGGGGATTAATGATTTCCTTTCCGGTTCTGATTATGACCTCGTGTTGTTCAACACAAATTCATCCAAGCAGCGGGAAAAGACGTACACTCAGCTTTGTAAAGAGCGCAGGGTGGATGGGGTGATCATTCAAGGGATCAGAACGGATGATCCTTATTTACAAGAGGTGGTTGAAAGCGATATCCCATGTGTGTTGATTGATATTCCTCTAGAATCTGAGAATGTCAGTCATGTGACGACGGATAATGCAATGGGGGCAGAAAGGGCGGTCGAGCATTTAATCCGGAATGGTCATACCAAGATTGGCATGATCAATGGTCATGAATATGCCTTTGTCAGCCAGCAGCGTCTGGAAGGGTTTAAAAAAGCGTTAAGGGAAGCACAGTTGGTGATAAATCCTGACTACATTGTGAATGGAGAGTTCACAGAAGAAAGCGGCAAAGATGAAGCACGGGCTTTGCTCTCTGCCCATCCAGAGATTACGGCCTTATTTTGTGCGAGTGATCTTATGGCGATTGGTGCGATGAGTGCAGCCAAAGAGATGAATTTACACATTCCAGATCAGCTGTCGGTCATCGGTTATGATGATATCTTGCTGGCTTCCTATGTAAGCCCGGCACTCACCACGATTCAGCAAAATAAGTTTGCGCTCGGCTTTGAAGGAGCGAGATTATTACTGGACTTATTATCAAACGCTCCTAAATCCCACAGGATGATATTGGAAACGCAGTTGATTGAAAGAGAAAGCACGAAACATATAGAGAAATAAAGGTTGGTGGATTGACAAATGTTAGCCAACTTTTATTTTTAAAAGAATCCGAAACGTTTTGGAATTTTTTGACAGTTTTCCAAAACGTTTCGGAAAAAGAATGGCAGGAGGATCAGCGGATGAACTACAGGGTGATTAAAGAAAATAACTTATTTCTTCTTACTGATGAACAGGGGGATATTTTATCAGAACACAGCTACGGACTTGGATTATATAAGAATGATACGAGGTACCTGAGTAAATTGAATGTCCGCATCAACCAGGATAAGCCTATTCTTTTGCACTCGGATGGGTCAGAGAACTATATGTCTACGATTCTATCAACAAATCCTCATCAGGAAGAGGATGGTGAACTCATTCTTTGGCGGGAGTCTGTGGAAATTGAGCGTAAGCGTTTTATATATGATGATGTCCTATATGAAACGATGACAGCGAAGAACTACTATCCAAAACCAGTTCGCTTTGATCTGAACATTATAGTCGATGCAGACTTTAACGATATGTTCATCGTCCGCGGTTTCCAAACAGGGAAGGTTGGAAAGAGGACTGGTCAGAAAGTGAAAGGGAGGTCGCTGACATTCCTTTATGAAGGAGCTGACGGGATTGACCGGTCGACACACATCCAGTGGGATACCGATGAAAAGACGGTAAATGAAAACGGAGAGATTACCTTCCAGGTCGAGCTGCAACATGGGGAAGAAAAGAGTATCACGTTGATGATTATGCCGATTGAAAATGGAGCGGGCAGGGATGATATTTTACCTGTCGATGAGGCTCTGCAGAAATTGAAAGCTTCCTATAAAGAATGGTCGACTGGTTTAACCAAGGTTGAAACAGATTATCAACCGCTTCAACGGCTGGTGGATAGAGGGTTATCGGATCTCAGGGTATTGTTGACTGATATGGGATACGGCAAATTCCCGGTAGCCGGCTTGCCGTGGTTCGGTGTCCCGTTTGGAAGGGATAGTCTGATCGCTGCACTGCAAATGATTGCCTTCCAGCCTGAAGTTGCAAAAGGAACACTGTTCACCATGGCCAGTCAGCAGGGGACGAAGGTAGATCCCTGGAGGGACGAACAGCCAGGCAAGATCATGCACGAAATCAGGTACGGGGAATTGGCGAATACAAATCAAATCCCGTTTACACCTTACTATGGAACCATAGATGCCACTCCATTATTCCTTGTCCTTTTAACTGAATATGTGAAATGGACGGGTGACTTGGATACATTCCATAAATTAGAAGATCATGTGGATAGAGCGCTCCAGTGGATTGATCAATACGGCGACCGTGATGGGGATTTATTCGTAGAGTATCATCAGGAATCGTCTAAGGGAATTGCCAATCAGGGATGGAAGGATTCTGGGGATTCCATCGTGCATCGTAACGGTGATTACGCAGACACTCCGATCGCTCTCGTGGAAGTACAAGGCTATGTCTATCAAGCGAAAATGGACCTTGCT
The nucleotide sequence above comes from Bacillus sp. KH172YL63. Encoded proteins:
- a CDS encoding M14 family metallopeptidase — protein: MKKPLRFLMIAGIIGVLIEWVIPYSLLQLAKPDKEDETGYYIGSYEESKNRFSTYEEELRKIWKDTRSNEYPVGDTGLAIDVLTSEANQEKENLLIFTTGVHGIEGYVGSAMLDVFKNEYVQSIDPDTTGVIFVHSVNPWGMKNERRYNEENVDLNRNFIEDWDEFNLASNKDYIDLADFFQRDEKYGNMTLEEIGFYSSVGYTALSSGTDKIEQALLTGQYSHPEGVYYGGAQDEPSTIILKGLYEDWLKSDYENIVHIDLHTGYGPKYQMSIFSSSNETMTEKEAEKAFQYPLVFTPESEGFYVTKGDNTEYFHQLAKKVAPEKQAYSTTFEFGTLGDGTLAGIQSLHNTIDENQVYWNGSSRNISEQIVHERYKEMFYPSEAKWRKKAVEDFRAAVEGVLGNKGILHTN
- a CDS encoding methyl-accepting chemotaxis protein, with the protein product MIQKLDETAQEASIVETYTSKVISVADTSKKALSQSIKQIERVKDSSSKSKETVQTLDQKINEISMVLASIYQIAEQTNLLALNAAIEAARAGEQGKGFAVVAGEVRKLAEESSRSSSLIQDLLKDVMDSKNEVLRTLENTDHVIDDNVSAIEETTGHFDELTSLQDGMKTKLFGIISSIESLSTDSKRLTESMSTLKYKHMTNDQNISEIASAIEQVSATFQEIGATVENVHQRAEHLNELKVTSEKSF
- a CDS encoding LacI family DNA-binding transcriptional regulator, with the translated sequence MTTIKDIARVAGVSVTTVSRALNGYSDVNEDTRKKISQVAKDLNYSPNSIARSLVMKRSKTIGLLVSGFTKESVKDNFIVEVMAGINDFLSGSDYDLVLFNTNSSKQREKTYTQLCKERRVDGVIIQGIRTDDPYLQEVVESDIPCVLIDIPLESENVSHVTTDNAMGAERAVEHLIRNGHTKIGMINGHEYAFVSQQRLEGFKKALREAQLVINPDYIVNGEFTEESGKDEARALLSAHPEITALFCASDLMAIGAMSAAKEMNLHIPDQLSVIGYDDILLASYVSPALTTIQQNKFALGFEGARLLLDLLSNAPKSHRMILETQLIERESTKHIEK
- a CDS encoding amylo-alpha-1,6-glucosidase; amino-acid sequence: MNYRVIKENNLFLLTDEQGDILSEHSYGLGLYKNDTRYLSKLNVRINQDKPILLHSDGSENYMSTILSTNPHQEEDGELILWRESVEIERKRFIYDDVLYETMTAKNYYPKPVRFDLNIIVDADFNDMFIVRGFQTGKVGKRTGQKVKGRSLTFLYEGADGIDRSTHIQWDTDEKTVNENGEITFQVELQHGEEKSITLMIMPIENGAGRDDILPVDEALQKLKASYKEWSTGLTKVETDYQPLQRLVDRGLSDLRVLLTDMGYGKFPVAGLPWFGVPFGRDSLIAALQMIAFQPEVAKGTLFTMASQQGTKVDPWRDEQPGKIMHEIRYGELANTNQIPFTPYYGTIDATPLFLVLLTEYVKWTGDLDTFHKLEDHVDRALQWIDQYGDRDGDLFVEYHQESSKGIANQGWKDSGDSIVHRNGDYADTPIALVEVQGYVYQAKMDLASLYGAIGDREKSSRLEGEAKRLQERFEQEFWMEDCEFYAIALDQKKEKVGTITSNPGHVLYSGMMSDERAKKVSQTLTDDRMFSGYGIRTMGKGEAGYNPMSYHDGSIWPHDNSMTLLGLSKLGFTREAGKVMSGLIDASRHFEYDRLPELFCGYDAAIGKVVKYPVACSPQAWAAGTPLVFIQSLLGLFPDSLAKEIHLNPTLLDEMDTLTVHNITIGEGVLSLSLTRHGEKVETNILENSTGYRIVKEKETV